GTGGTGACCTATACCGACCGCAAGGTGCTCGGCGCCAAGGTGATCGTGTTTCAGGACGCTATGGTGGAAAATACCGATGCGCAGGTCTACGTCACTACCCGCAAGCATGCCGGTGGTGAGACGCTGATCGTTCACAATGACCTGTACGCCCCGGTCGAGATAGAACTGAAGATCGAAGCCGCGCGCAACATGAGAGGCGTACCAGCCAAGCCGATCCGTTGGGTGCTGTCACCTCGGCAGAACATGCGGCTACTTACCCTGGTACCTGATGGCCAGGGCGACTCCACCTATCGCTACAAACTGCGTTATGCGCTGGGCGATCCGCGCGCACGGCACGCGGCGTCACAGTACCCGCTGCCCTGGCGCGGCGGGCCGTTCCGGATAACCCAGGGTCCCGGCGGAAAGTACAGCCATACCGGTGCCAAGGGCCGCTACGCGATCGATATCGCCATGCCTGTCGGCACGCCGATTCTGGCTTCGCGTCCGGGCGTCGTGGTGAAGACCGAGAACCAGCAGAGCGGCCGCGGCAACAATCCTTCAGGCAATTTCGTGCGCGTCCTGCACGACGACGGCACCATGGGCGTGTATCTGCACCTCAAGCAGGGCTCGGTCGCCGTTCGCGAGGGCCAGCGCGTCGAGGCCGGCAGCATGCTGGCGTTATCCGGCAATACCGGCAACAGTACAGGCCCCCATTTGCATTTCGTTGTGCAGCAGAACGTTGGCCTGGACACCGTATCGATTCCCTTCGAGTTCGCCCAGCCGGTAGACCGTCTTCCTAATTTTGCAGTCGGCGGCGATCGCTGAAACGCGTAGCCCCGCTCAGCGCAGACAATAAAAAACCCGCACAAGGCGGGTTTTTTATTGGGAGCAAGACCTTATTTGATCTTGGCTTCCTTGTACATCACGTGCTTGCGAACAACCGGATCAAATTTCTTGATTTCGATCTTGTCCGGGGTGGTGCGCTTGTTCTTGTCGGTAGTGTAGAAGTGACCAGTACCGGCAGAAGATACCAAACGAATCAATTCACGCATGGTTCTGCTCCTTAAACTTTTTCGCCGCGGGCGCGCAGCTCGGCCAGCACTACTTCGATGCCGCGCTTGTCGATGATGCGCATGCCCTTGGCAGAGGTGCGCAGACGTACGAAGCGCTTTTCCGACTCAACCCAGAAGCGATGGTGCTGCAGGTTAGGCAGAAAACGACGCTTGGTTCTGTTGTTAGCGTGGGAAACATTGTTCCCAGTCACCGGACCCTTGCCGGTCACTTGACATACTCGAGACATGGTTAACCCTCTCCAACCACTTGCCCAACCCGAACTGGTTGGAAGCCATAAAAGAATCTGTTGTCCAGCCGGGGCGATGGAAACAAGCGCTACCTTGCAGCGCCAAAATATGGCGAAGCGGGCGCAGCCCCGAGAAGAGCGGAGCTTTATACCAAAACCCGCCCCGACAGGCAATGCTTTTCCATCACAGCAATCCCCTTTCGGCGAAGGATACCGGCTCGCCGTCTCCAACAACCAGATGATCCAGCACCCGTATATCCACTGTCGCCAGCGATTCACGCAGGCGTCTGGTAAGCATCAGGTCCGCCTGGCTCGGCTCGGCGACGCCCGACGGATGGTTATGCGTGAGGATGAGCGCAGCGGCGTTCAAAGCCAACGCCCGCTTGACCACTTCCCGCGGATACACGCTGGCGCTGTCCAGCGTGCCGCGAAACAACTCTTCAAAAGCGATCACCCGGTGCTGGTTATCCAGGAACAGGCAGGCGAACACCTCGTGCGGCAAGCTCATCAACCGGCTGCGCAGATACGTGCGCACCGCGCCGGGGGACGTCAATGCATCGCCTCGCTGCAGGTCTTCGTATAGATGGCGCCGCGCCATTTCCATCACTGCCTGCAATTGCACGAACTTTGCCGGGCCGAGACCGGCGTGCCGGCAAAACTGAGTGAGGTCGGCCTGCACCAGCGCGCGAAGGCTGCCGAAACCGGCGAGCAGATCCCGCGCCAGATCCACGGCACTGCGCCCGGGCACGCCGGTACGCAGAAAAATCGCCAGCAATTCGGCATCGGACAGAGCGGCGGCGCCCTGCTTCAGGAGTTTTTCACGGGGCCGCTCGGCTAGTGGCCAGTCGGTGATCGGCATGGGCAGAATCCTTGCAAATGCCGGCACGTACTTCCTGTTCGTGCCTGTGTGCGGAGCGCCGAGTATAGGCCGGCGGACCGCTCGGGTCGACCCTCTGAAAGCAGCGCCAGCTGACCGCCCCTATGCTATCTTAGCGAGCATTCGATGGCGCCCGGACGGCATGGCGCCGCACGTTGGGAGCGAAGCATGCAGCGGTTGTTGAACAAGCAGGTGGTGCTGGGCGTGAGCGGCGGAATCGCTGCCTACAAGAGCGCGGAACTGGTCCGGCGCCTGCGCGACGCAGGCGCTCAGGTTCGGGTGGTGATGACCCAGGCTGCCCGCGAATTCATCACCCCGCTTACGCTGCAGGCTCTGTCGGGACATCCGGTGCACGGCGATCTGCTCGACCCCGCCGCGGAAGCCGCGATGGGACACATCGAACTGGCTCGCTGGGCAGACCTGGTACTGATTGCCCCGGCTACCGCCGACCTGATGGCGCGTCTGGCGCAGGGACGCGGGGATGACCTGCTGACCACTCTGGTGCTGGCCACCGATGCGCAGGTGGCGATTGCACCAGCGATGAACCAGGCCATGTGGCGCGACCCCGCTACCCAAGCCAACCTTTCCCTGTTACTCCAGCGCGATGTGAAAGTCTTTGGCCCGGCTGCCGGGCAACAAGCCTGTGGCGACGTCGGTCCGGGCCGAATGCTCGAACCTGCCGAGATTGCCGCCCGCTCGGCCGAATGCTTCGAGCGCGGCCTGCTTGCAGGGCGGCACGTGCTGATCAATGCCGGTCCGACCCGCGAGGCGATCGACCCAGTACGCTACATATCCAATCACAGCTCCGGGAAGATGGGCTTTGCGCTGGCCGAGGCGGCCGCCGAAGCCGGTGCTCGCGTGACGCTGGTAGCCGGTCCGGTCAATCTGCCGACACCGCCGCGCGTCGAGCGCGTCGATGTCATCACCGCCGTCGAGATGCTTGCTGCCTGCGAAGCCGCGCTGCCGGCAGACCTTTTCATCGGCTCGGCGGCCGTGGCCGATTACCGGCCTGTCACCTGTGCCGAGAGCAAGCTGAAAAAGGAGCCCGGTTCCGATGCCGGCATGACGCTGGAGCTGGTGCGCAACCCCGACATACTCGCCACGCTCGCCAATCACCCGCAGCGGCCCTGGTGCGTAGGCTTCGCCGCGGAGACCCACGACGTGCTGGGCTACGCGACGGACAAGTTGCAGCGCAAGAATCTGGAACTGATAATCGCCAATGATGTCAGTTCGACATCAATCGGATTCAACAGCGACGATAACGCGGTCACGCTGATCGATCGCAGCCTGAAACCCCAGGCGCTGCCGCAGGCGAGCAAACAGAAGCTGGCCAGGCAGATCGTCGCTTTTATTGCCGACAAGCTGAACGCATAACAACAAGGACTGCCATGCACGCTCTCAGAGCCCGCATTCTCGATGCCCGTCTGGGCGACCAGTGGCCGCTGCCGGCCTATGCCACGCAGGGCTCGGCCGGCCTGGACCTGCGCGCCATGCTCGAGCAACCACTGACGCTGGAGCCCGGACAGACGCAACTGCTACCGACGGGCCTGGCTATTCACATTGCCGATCCCGGCCTGGCTGCATTGATCCTGCCACGGTCGGGACTGGGTCACAAACACGGCATCGTCCTCGGCAATCTGGTCGGACTGATCGACTCGGACTACCAGGGCGAGCTGATGGTTTCCTGCTGGAATCGCGGGCAGACGGCATTCACCATCGAGCCCGGCGAACGCATCGCTCAATTGGTACTGGTGCCGGTTCTGCAGGCACGTATCGATATTGTCGACTCGTTCGACGACAGCACGCGCGGGGCCGGCGGATTCGGTCATACTGGCAGTCACTGAACAATAATTCGAAGCAGGGAGGCGTTACGGAAATGAAGCTCAAGAGATCTTCCGAGGATTCAGGGTCATCATCCGCCCTGCCCAGCACCCTCTTGCCGCTGTTGCTCGCCCTTGCCGGAATCGCCGCCGCCGCG
The nucleotide sequence above comes from Halopseudomonas xinjiangensis. Encoded proteins:
- a CDS encoding peptidoglycan DD-metalloendopeptidase family protein; the protein is MRAFLLASALLLASPALIASTIYKYTDANGVVTYTDRKVLGAKVIVFQDAMVENTDAQVYVTTRKHAGGETLIVHNDLYAPVEIELKIEAARNMRGVPAKPIRWVLSPRQNMRLLTLVPDGQGDSTYRYKLRYALGDPRARHAASQYPLPWRGGPFRITQGPGGKYSHTGAKGRYAIDIAMPVGTPILASRPGVVVKTENQQSGRGNNPSGNFVRVLHDDGTMGVYLHLKQGSVAVREGQRVEAGSMLALSGNTGNSTGPHLHFVVQQNVGLDTVSIPFEFAQPVDRLPNFAVGGDR
- the radC gene encoding RadC family protein, whose protein sequence is MPITDWPLAERPREKLLKQGAAALSDAELLAIFLRTGVPGRSAVDLARDLLAGFGSLRALVQADLTQFCRHAGLGPAKFVQLQAVMEMARRHLYEDLQRGDALTSPGAVRTYLRSRLMSLPHEVFACLFLDNQHRVIAFEELFRGTLDSASVYPREVVKRALALNAAALILTHNHPSGVAEPSQADLMLTRRLRESLATVDIRVLDHLVVGDGEPVSFAERGLL
- the rpmB gene encoding 50S ribosomal protein L28 gives rise to the protein MSRVCQVTGKGPVTGNNVSHANNRTKRRFLPNLQHHRFWVESEKRFVRLRTSAKGMRIIDKRGIEVVLAELRARGEKV
- the coaBC gene encoding bifunctional phosphopantothenoylcysteine decarboxylase/phosphopantothenate--cysteine ligase CoaBC, producing MQRLLNKQVVLGVSGGIAAYKSAELVRRLRDAGAQVRVVMTQAAREFITPLTLQALSGHPVHGDLLDPAAEAAMGHIELARWADLVLIAPATADLMARLAQGRGDDLLTTLVLATDAQVAIAPAMNQAMWRDPATQANLSLLLQRDVKVFGPAAGQQACGDVGPGRMLEPAEIAARSAECFERGLLAGRHVLINAGPTREAIDPVRYISNHSSGKMGFALAEAAAEAGARVTLVAGPVNLPTPPRVERVDVITAVEMLAACEAALPADLFIGSAAVADYRPVTCAESKLKKEPGSDAGMTLELVRNPDILATLANHPQRPWCVGFAAETHDVLGYATDKLQRKNLELIIANDVSSTSIGFNSDDNAVTLIDRSLKPQALPQASKQKLARQIVAFIADKLNA
- the dut gene encoding dUTP diphosphatase, giving the protein MHALRARILDARLGDQWPLPAYATQGSAGLDLRAMLEQPLTLEPGQTQLLPTGLAIHIADPGLAALILPRSGLGHKHGIVLGNLVGLIDSDYQGELMVSCWNRGQTAFTIEPGERIAQLVLVPVLQARIDIVDSFDDSTRGAGGFGHTGSH
- the rpmG gene encoding 50S ribosomal protein L33, with the protein product MRELIRLVSSAGTGHFYTTDKNKRTTPDKIEIKKFDPVVRKHVMYKEAKIK